The following coding sequences lie in one Scatophagus argus isolate fScaArg1 chromosome 9, fScaArg1.pri, whole genome shotgun sequence genomic window:
- the lratd2b gene encoding protein LRATD2 produces the protein MGNQVEKLTHLNYAEVPTSDPNGFDPDDDGQRIGVSYIFSNDDGDDDQDDNLDHFSSVDHTVKHEEKPFDPQDELECSIHYREECVYERNTGAATHSAESLLNKCRPGDLLEFVATGQYPHWAVYVGDFQVVHLHRAEIKNNFLTDVSQGKKGRIVNGLYRYRALPPEVIVRNALDHVGSRDRELYWRNSECFAAWCRFGKREFKIGGEIRIGKQPYKLKLRFSEKKSHVLEFQSLEDVIMEKRRNDQIGKDAVMQELANHLNATHEIK, from the coding sequence ATGGGGAACCAGGTGGAGAAATTAACGCATTTAAATTACGCAGAGGTGCCGACGTCGGACCCAAATGGGTTCGACCCGGACGACGACGGACAGCGGATTGGTGTCTCTTACATTTTCTCCAACGACGACGGCGACGACGACCAGGACGATAATTTGGACCACTTTTCATCGGTCGACCACACGGTGAAACACGAAGAGAAGCCCTTCGACCCTCAGGATGAGCTGGAGTGCTCCATTCACTACCGAGAGGAGTGCGTCTACGAGAGAAACACCGGAGCCGCGACTCACTCTGCGGAAAGTCTCCTGAACAAGTGCAGACCCGGGGACCTGCTGGAGTTTGTGGCCACTGGACAGTATCCACACTGGGCTGTTTACGTGGGGGACTTCCAGGTGGTTCACTTGCACAGGGCTGAGATAAAGAACAACTTTCTCACCGATGTGAGCCAGGGCAAAAAAGGCAGAATAGTGAACGGTCTCTACAGGTACCGTGCGTTACCACCGGAGGTGATTGTGCGCAACGCCCTGGATCATGTTGGATCGAGGGACAGAGAGCTGTACTGGAGAAACTCGGAGTGTTTTGCCGCCTGGTGCCGGTTTGGCAAACGGGAGTTCAAAATCGGAGGTGAGATCAGGATTGGAAAGCAGCCGTACAAGTTAAAATTACGCttttcagagaagaagagtcACGTCCTGGAGTTTCAGAGCCTCGAGGACGTGATCATGGAAAAGAGGAGGAACGATCAGATTGGCAAAGATGCCGTGATGCAAGAGCTGGCCAACCACCTGAACGCAACACATGAAATCAAATAA
- the nsmce2 gene encoding E3 SUMO-protein ligase NSE2 — translation MSLSAVHGTLSSLKSCQADIGTGMDIVTDVAMDLAEGHDTEENPAVKELEDMILECAKLDREINYFIDAVQQVTAEVTTQQPEAMFSLSAKVKEQFTERIARLSDADLQNHQKVVAFKDSIKNSLNQGSQESADKMEELDEDIAVTQSQVNFTCPLTQVEMVNPVKNKKCNHNYDEGAILGLIKTKHSQKKKCRCPVVGCGNTDVKETDLIPDQMLRRKIQSHKRQGNRT, via the exons ATGTCTCTTAGCGCAGTCCACGGAACACTGTCGAGCCTGAAATCATGTCAGGCAGACATCGGTACGGGAATGGATATAGTGACAGATGTGGCTATGGACCTAGCCGAAGGTCACG ATACAGAAGAGAACCCTGCCGTCAAAGAGCTGGAGGACATGATTCTGGAGTGTGCCAAGCTCGACAGGGAGATTAACTACTTTATTGATGCTGTGCAACAAGTCACAGCAGAG GTTACTACACAGCAGCCAGAGGCCATGTTCAGCCTGTCTGCCAAAGTGAAGGAGCAGTTCACAGAGAGAATAGCCAGACTCTCTGATGCCGATCTGCAGAATCACCAAAAAGTAGTGGCCTTCAAGGACAGCATCAAGAACTCTCTCAACCAAG GCAGCCAAGAGTCAGCAGACAAGATGGAGGAGCTAGATGAGGACATAGCTGTTACACAGAGCCAAGTCAACTTCACCTGCCCACTCACACAG GTGGAGATGGTGAACCCGGTGAAGAATAAGAAGTGTAACCACAACTATGACGAAGGAGCCATACTGGGGctgatcaaaacaaaacacagccagaaaaagaaatgcCG CTGTCCTGTGGTGGGCTGTGGGAACACAGATGTGAAAGAGACGGATCTGATTCCTGATCAGATGCTGAGGAGAAAGATCCAGAGCCATAAGAGACAGGGCAATCGGACATAG
- the washc5 gene encoding WASH complex subunit 5 translates to MVDFLAENNLCGQAILRIVSRGNAIIAELLRLSDFIPAVFRLKDKSDQQKYGDIICDFSYFKGPEYYESKLEAKPDLQDLDEEFRENNIEILSRFYLAFESVHKYIVDLNRYLDDLHEGVYIQQTLETVLLNEDGKQLLCEALYLYGVMLLVIDQKIEGEVRERMLVSYYRYSAARSSADSNLDDICKLLRSTGYSSQPGAKRPANYPESYFQRVPISTTFINMVIGRLRSDDIYNQVSAYPLPEHRSTALANQAAMLYVCLYFSPPILHTQQAKMREIVDKYFPDNWVISIYMGITVNLMEAWEPYKAAKTALNYTLDSANIKEQATRYAAGMESLRPQVQQLLKEGFLREEIILDNIPKLLNCLRDCNVAIRWLMLHCAESAYDPNNKRLRQIKDQVLNDSKYNPKILFQLLLDTAQFEFTLKEMFKQMLSEKQIKWESYKKEGSERMTELAEVFSGVKPLTRVEKNENLQAWFREISKQIESLNYEDSTAAGRKTVQLIQALVEVQEFHQLESNLQVCQFLADTRKFLHQMIRTINIKEEVLITMQIVGDLSYAWQIIDSFTSIMQESIRVNPSMVTKLRATFLKLASALDLPLLRINQANSADLLSVSQFYSGELVAYVRKVLQIIPESMFTSLAKIIKLQIHDIMEVPTRLDKDKLKDYSQLGARYEVAKFTHDISIFTEGILMMKTTLVGIIKVDPKQLLEDGIRKELVKRVAYALHKGLIFNPKAKLSELMPKLKEMAATMDGFYRSFEYIQDYVSIYGLKIWQEEVSRIINYNVEQECNSFLRSKIQDWQSVHQSTHIPIPKFPPVDESATFIGRLCREILRITDPKLTAYIDQMNTWYDLKSHQEVTNKRLFSEIQNTLGTFGLNGLDRLLCFMIVKELQNFLTMLQKTILRDKAVVDVFKAILGAVNPVQGIVANASKVYASAVAKTQKIWGAYLEAIMKVGQMQILRQQIANELNYSCKFDSKHLAAALENLNKSLLADIEAHYQDPSLPYPKEDNTLLYDITAHLEAAGIHNPLNKIYITTKRLPYFPIINFLFIIAQLPKLQYSKNQGMTCKKATDPVDWPPLVLGVLTLLKQFHSRYTQHFLALLGQFIRSIMEQCTSQKIPDVPSDVVGALMFLEDYVKYTKLSRKVAEAHVPSFIFDEFRTIL, encoded by the exons ATGGTGGACTTCTTGGCAGAAAACAACCTGTGTGGCCAGGCCATCCTCAGGATAGTCTCTAGAGGGAATGCCATCATTGCTGAGCTTTTGCGCCTCTCTGACTTCATCCCTGCAGTGTTCAGACTCAAGGACAAGAGCGACCAGCAGAAATATGGAGACATCATCTGTGACTTCAGCTACTTTAAG GGTCCAGAGTATTATGAAAGCAAGCTGGAAGCCAAACCTGACCTTCAAGACCTGGATGAAGAGTTCAGAGAGAACAATATTGAGATTCTGTCAAGGTTCTATCTGGCTTTTGAGAGTGTCCACAAATACATAGTTGATCTTAACAG aTATTTGGATGACCTACATGAGGGTGTTTATATTCAGCAAACCCTGGAGACTGTGCTTCTAAATGAGGATGGGAAACAGCTTTTA TGTGAGGCTCTCTACCTTTATGGAGTCATGCTGCTGGTTATTGACCAAAAAATTGAAGGGGAGGTCAGAGAGAGGATGCTTGTTTCCTACTATAGATACAG TGCTGCTCGTTCATCAGCAGACTCCAACCTGGATGACATCTGCAAGCTCCTGCGCAGCACCGGCTACTCCAGTCAGCCAGGAGCCAAACGGCCGGCCAACTACCCAGAAAGCTACTTCCAGAGAGTTCCCATCAGCACCACTTTTATTAATATGGTCATTGGCAGGCTGCGCTCGGACGACATATACAACCAA GTGTCTGCATACCCTCTACCAGAGCATCGCAGCACAGCGCTGGCAAACCAGGCAGCCATGCTGTATGTGTGCCTCTACTTCAGCCCACCCATACTGCACACCCAGCAGGCCAAGATGAGGGAGATAGTGGACAAGTACTTCCCTGACAACTGG gttaTCAGTATCTACATGGGGATCACAGTGAACCTGATGGAGGCTTGGGAACCATACAAAGCTGCTAAGACCGCTCTTAACTACACCTTAGACTCTGCCAACATTAAAGAGCAG GCCACTCGATATGCAGCAGGCATGGAGAGCCTGAGGCCTCaggtgcagcagctgctgaaggaAGGTTTCCTCAGGGAAGAGATCATCCTGGACAACATTCCCAAACTACTCAACTGTCTGAGGGACTGCAATGTTGCTATTCGCTGGTTGATGTTGCACTGTGCAGAGTCAG CCTATGATCCAAACAACAAGCGACTGCGTCAGATTAAAGACCAAGTGCTCAACGACTCCAAGTACAACCCCAAGATCCTGTTCCAGCTCCTGCTGGACACTGCTCAGTTTGAGTTCACACTCAAAGAG ATGTTTAAGCAGATGTTGTCAGAGAAGCAGATCAAATGGGAGAGCTACAAGAAGGAGGGGTCAGAGAGAATGACTGAACTGGCCGAAGTCTTCTCTGGCGTCAAACCTCTTACCAGGGTGGAGAAAAATG AGAACTTACAGGCCTGGTTCAGAGAAATCTCAAAGCAGATTGAGTCTTTGAACTACGAGGACTCAACAGCTGCTGGGAGGAAGACAGTGCAGCTCATTCAGGCTCTTGTCGAG GTCCAAGAGTTCCACCAGTTGGAGTCCAACCTACAGGTGTGTCAGTTCCTGGCTGACACCAGGAAGTTTCTGCACCAAATGATCCGCACCATCAATATCAAAGAAGAGGTCCTCATAACCATGCAGATAGTTGGAGACCTGTCCTATGCGTGGCAGATAATTGACAG CTTCACATCAATTATGCAGGAGAGCATCAGAGTCAATCCGTCCATGGTTACCAAACTGAGAGCTACATTTCTCAAG cTGGCATCTGCACTGGACCTTCCGTTGCTGCGTATCAACCAGGCCAACAGTGCTGACCTGCTGAGTGTCTCACAGTTCTACTCTGGGGAGTTGGTGGCTTATGTAAGAAAG gtgcTGCAGATCATCCCAGAGAGCATGTTCACCTCTCTGGCCAAGATCATCAAGCTTCAGATTCATGACATCATGGAGGTGCCCACACGGCTAGATAAGGACAAGCTGAAGGACTACTCCCAGCTTGGGGCTCGCTATGAA GTAGCCAAATTTACCCATGACATCTCCATTTTCACTGAGGGGATCCTGATGATGAAGACCACTCTTGTTGGGATCATTAAG GTGGATCCTAAGCAGCTCCTGGAGGATGGCATCAGGAAGGAGCTGGTAAAGAGGGTAGCTTATGCTCTACATAAGGGATTGATCTTCAACCCCAAGGCTAAG CTGAGTGAGCTGATGCCCAAGTTGAAGGAGATGGCAGCCACCATGGATGGGTTCTACAGGTCGTTTGAGTACATTCAGGACTACGTCAGCATTTATGGCCTTAAAATCTGGCAGGAGGAAGTGTCCCGTATCATCAACTACAATGTGGAACAGGAATGCAACAGCTTCCTTAGGTCCAAG ATCCAGGACTGGCAAAGTGTGCACCAGTCCACCCACATCCCCATTCCAAAGTTTCCTCCTGTGGATGAGTCTGCCACCTTCATTGGTCGTCTCTGCAGGGAGATCCTCCGAATCACTGACCCCAA GTTAACGGCCTACATCGACCAGATGAACACCTGGTATGACCTTAAGAGCCACCAAGAGGTCACCAACAAGAGGCTGTTCTCTGAGATCCAGAACACCCTGGGAACATTTGGTCTCAACGGATTAGACCGTCTTCTCTGCTTCATGATTGTCAAGGAACTTCAG AACTTCCTGACAATGCTTCAGAAGACCATCCTGAGGGACAAAGCTGTGGTGGATGTTTTTAAAGCCATACTGGGTGCTGTCAACCCAGTCCAGGGCATTGTGG CTAATGCCAGCAAAGTGTATGCCAGTGCTGTGGCCAAAACTCAGAAGATCTGGGGTGCATACCTGGAAGCCATCATGAAG GTGGGTCAGATGCAGATTCTCAGACAGCAGATTGCTAATGAGCTGAACTACTCCTGCAAGTTTGACTCCAAACACCTGGCTGCTGCCCTGGAAAACCTCAACAA GTCTCTGCTGGCAGACATTGAAGCTCACTACCAGGATCCATCGCTGCCCTACCCTAAAGAGGACAACACTCTTCTGTATGACATTACTGCCCACCTGGAGGCTGCTGGCATTCACAACCCACTGAACAAG ATCTACATCACCACAAAGCGCCTGCCTTACTTCCCCATCATCAACTTCCTGTTTATTATTGCTCAGCTGCCTAAACTTCAGTACAGCAAGAACCAag GAATGACCTGCAAGAAAGCCACAGACCCAGTTGACTGGCCTCCTTTAGTGCTCGGCGTGCTCACTCTGCTCAAGCAGTTCCATTCCAGATACACACAACACTTCCTGGCTCTCCTTGGTCAGTTCATTCGCTCTATCATGGAGCAGTGCACAAG TCAGAAGATCCCTGACGTACCCTCTGATGTAGTGGGAGCTCTGATGTTTCTGGAAGACTATGTGAAGTACACAAAACTTTCACGCAAG GTGGCCGAAGCCCATGTGCCCAGTTTCATTTTTGATGAGTTCAGAACAATACTGTGA